One segment of Paenibacillus sp. FSL R7-0337 DNA contains the following:
- a CDS encoding hybrid non-ribosomal peptide synthetase/type I polyketide synthase, with the protein MCTYNNLVEALRDHARDDVGIHFLNNALDDDFFSYSELLNEAGNFLSAYQSVGVNIGDEMLLLYKSPRAFVAAFWACLLGGIVPVPLAFPENKDEMLKLFTVWGILEQPWITTDNDTLFNKLKSFSDEENLLSVYEGMSSHLFYPEQIECAGREPYFPVIHCKDIAFIQFSSGSTGDPKGVLLTHENLMHNIYDIISSNNVQDTDSFLSWKPISHDFGMICFHLTPIIAGLQQYRIPTNTFVWNPMCWFSAVNKYRATILGSPNFGFRHFLKRFKRDTAQAEQWDLSCVKIIFNAAELISTSLCEEFTKELGDWGLPPVSIKPGYGLAESTLIVTVVPPEEGILTYTVDRTQLASGQPVRFVEHTAQEALQFVDCGLPCEHSEIRITDDMRRTLGEDTVGHIEVRGLCVTSGYYKNAEATRAVLSEEGWLDTQDLGFLHNGRLIMVGRLKEMLIIGGINYFPHDIEQAILRGMGEDKLNQYIVCGVPNPESGTEDLVIFVYFKKSSEEFLPIIEFVRKQVLDGLGLKVDYVLPVKKIPKTTSGKVQRHKLIRDFLDGKFAGNMDNSNWVHPKRASADISQAPSPLHKEEMLTVVREEVENLLGRSGIDMHAGLVDLGLSSVKLMILQENLEKRLGVAISSTAVLDYPSISALTKLLSQQEDLKESGETERPASAEGGNIAVVGIGCRFPGGVDSPERFWSLLSEGIDPVQEIPEWRWEKDPQAQADLTTRMGGFLDNIDAFDPLFFGISPLEAEALDPQHRLLLELTWEALEEAGWNPKSLKGSNTGVFVGIAGSDYLQVGRDLGHAPGPYTFTGAMLSSAAGRLSYVFGLQGPCMAIDTACSSSLVAVQQAMLQLRANTCDAALVAGVNLILRAEGHASFSRMEALSPSGRCRSFDESADGYIRSEGGVVLVLKRLEDACKDGDHIWGVIKGAAVNHNGQSGGFTVPSGLAQQQVIRQALADAELKPDDIDYLEAHGSATKLGDPQEMNALVDVFGGRERPLYIGSVKSNIGHLETASGLAGLCKILLSMHYKQIPANLHFNKGNPLIKWNEIPFTIVNEVQEWEARDGLRRAGISSLGINGTNAHIVVENVPSELTSSDVGLSEPSNLFTVSARTEPALREYVRALAEWCRKPSVGITELCRTVSIGRATLTHRLALSVDNMDTLAERLEALAELQMPVGVKATEQPGMIVFLFTGQGSQYHDMACELYQQAPVFKDKLDELDAAFQSQINVSLVDLVYGHSNDALQRPLYAQPLIFSIEIALVHYWESLSIIPDLLIGHSIGEYAAACIAGVMSLEDAVYMVATRAKIMDGTPVQGRMIGVLADEVKVRELIAGYDDVSIAAVNAPENITVSGGTASMDNLIQRAKKKRIFIEELEVSHPFHSVLMRDDARKMEMMLANLKFHAPSRRLISACTGTFVSEDTIMNAAYWGDHLVEPVLFSEAITTAVAAGGSLFLEIGSTATLSGLVAQNISNPDILVLPSLRKNRLAWKQMHECMGQLWQLGYPINWKALYGGHAARIGNLPHTPYERQRVWYSDNRIAALPGNILQSESIRSEVAVTLEATPAWDVDTSGIQKQLKEMISQVTGAAAAEISGSLNLFTLGLDSLMLVQLGKNIRKSFGVDIPIKTFFAELHTVELLANYILKNHTVAVPAYQVPVKVESNSNSDDVQQIINRQLTIMEEQLRLLNGVVVPDKKKNASSSPPVSITSSRGIKLTEDSLTPRQQEFLNKFIIRWNSRTRKSKAYASEYRETLADWIVSLNFSRSIKELVYPLVSAESQGSKFWDVDGNEYLDTAMGYGVSFFGHKPEFIIEAIRNQLDKGFELGPQSQLVGEVTMLIRELTDVERVAYCNTGTEAVMVALRLARSVSGRSMIAKFTNSFHGSFDGVLAEADGGYSQPMTSGIPQSMVEDTVVLRYGSEESLAAIRKHGSELAAVLVEPVQSRNPGLQPREYLHHLRAICSEYGIALIFDEIVTGFRIHTGGAQAYFGVQADIVTYGKLIGGGMPIGIVAGKALYLDAVDGGNWSYGDESGPSAETTFFAGTFCKHPLTMAASKVVLERLRDNGTALIDEINERTRCFVERSNAYFAEAGVPLTTLQFGSMYRFVTGVSTDMSVLSLEINLFFRLMMEAGVYVWERHTCFFSAAHTNEDSSKILEALRYSVETLRAGGFCFRAVEDPKDPIDPNEMSKSSPIQFGLSSEERRVYIISRFKGGNEAYQVRGLLAMDGIPNIPELKKAFKSLSDNHLMLRSSFHVKNSEVIHVIAETIEPECIHADLRNGDSLERFEVLWKRPFDLTQAPLWRWGLLVDHDGCYKLVFCFHHLIVDGASIDIILQDLEQVSRGAIPQQSFFTYQDYVQAEKVFLASPEASRQRDWWLKQLSPLPAGLNLPNDELRPAINTFKGASRFFTIESEMLSNVKVLARKYQTTPFMLFLAAWAAFLGRIAVQSDFCIGIPWNRRNNNDLDGIVGMFAQTLVLRLQPEPTLSFEEFLASVKERCLEAYGNPEYPLDRLLEDLNVPRDLGRNPLFDVMFIYENGQQRIVELGGIQGVPEEVPTEHATFDLTLEMIERDGQLFSSINYAVPLFSQSRIDEWIIRFKSYLHEMILNPSQSLDEIRLLGEDEEEELTSKGMGPEVKQTGAMTDRIMAEVVKEQRDKPAVWFRQREWTYSELDVRAGALAARMADIGIGKEDIVGILLPRTPEMLAAMLAILKVGAAWLPLDLSYPDESLHYMLDNSRTSLVICEASYEGRSHFSIPTLDPADVMEYKTECTFENQSSTEDLAYLIFTSGSTGRPKGVQIEHGSLANFLCGMAKALNWTRGSRTACLTTISFDIFLLETFLCLSQGGCVVLADERETADPQSIARLVREGQVDILQMTPTRLQLILTDPQVMKEVMGSIQTLIVGGEAFPKKVLPMLQQFESLRIFNVYGPTETCIWSTCKELTSAQEINIGVPIQNTQIYLLDAYRQLVPEGVEGDLWIAGTGVARGYINNPKLTAERFTENPFYEGRMYHTGDRAIWKGSELEFVGRNDDQVKIRGYRIELGEVEEVIKQHPAIANAVVAVQELGPGNSVLAAYFQTKPGMEIVKDGLMEWIADRLPEYMVPARLSELSVIPQTPNGKIDRKALPAAPVIVTVRNENIEEPLYQLDTTLLNIWRTFVGERDIGIHDNFFDVGGNSFSLVLVQAELEKIFPGVVSVADLFANPTIARLRHYIHSSISSASTRQEGVLTLADSWFNHSSGNEGRFAATLTPGMVRTLREMGTENNKISISEIIMSLFAVYLHKELGQETIPIWLIADSERAGFIDFDFGRRSDIGQMLSEWSSAVQSFSDYRLLQTISPLITAENGVRVGFITDHGLDWHRVLNDLDFVLALEGADEEIKLAIYYNGRLKAAIIRNHLNRLIKMLNIVISKTKSKGDTS; encoded by the coding sequence ATGTGTACATATAATAACTTGGTCGAGGCACTTCGAGATCATGCTCGAGATGATGTTGGGATACACTTTCTTAACAACGCATTAGATGACGATTTTTTCTCCTATTCAGAGCTTTTAAATGAGGCAGGTAATTTCCTGTCAGCTTATCAGTCAGTTGGAGTGAACATTGGCGATGAGATGTTGTTATTGTACAAATCACCACGCGCTTTTGTGGCAGCATTTTGGGCCTGTCTTTTAGGGGGGATTGTGCCGGTACCTCTTGCTTTTCCTGAGAATAAGGATGAGATGCTTAAGCTATTTACAGTGTGGGGCATCTTGGAGCAGCCATGGATTACCACCGACAATGATACTCTGTTTAATAAGCTGAAATCCTTCTCTGATGAGGAAAATCTGTTGTCAGTTTATGAAGGGATGTCCTCTCATCTTTTTTACCCGGAGCAGATTGAGTGCGCTGGACGGGAACCTTATTTCCCCGTAATTCATTGCAAAGACATCGCCTTTATTCAGTTTTCTTCAGGATCTACCGGAGATCCCAAGGGTGTGTTACTTACGCATGAGAACCTCATGCACAACATTTATGACATTATTTCAAGTAACAACGTGCAGGATACGGATTCCTTTTTGAGCTGGAAGCCCATTTCACATGATTTCGGAATGATCTGTTTCCATCTGACTCCGATCATTGCTGGCTTGCAGCAATACCGTATACCCACGAATACCTTTGTTTGGAATCCGATGTGCTGGTTCTCTGCAGTCAACAAATATAGAGCTACAATCCTGGGATCTCCCAACTTTGGCTTCAGACATTTCCTTAAACGGTTCAAGCGAGATACTGCACAAGCGGAGCAATGGGACTTGAGCTGCGTAAAAATTATCTTTAATGCGGCTGAACTTATATCGACTTCGTTATGTGAAGAATTCACAAAAGAGCTAGGGGACTGGGGCTTGCCCCCTGTGTCGATTAAGCCCGGCTACGGATTAGCTGAATCTACGCTCATTGTAACGGTTGTTCCGCCGGAAGAAGGGATATTAACGTATACGGTTGACCGGACGCAATTGGCATCGGGCCAGCCTGTCCGATTTGTTGAGCATACGGCACAAGAAGCATTGCAATTTGTAGATTGCGGCTTGCCTTGTGAGCACAGCGAGATCCGAATTACTGATGATATGCGAAGGACATTGGGGGAAGACACTGTAGGACATATCGAAGTTAGAGGATTGTGCGTTACTTCAGGATACTACAAGAACGCTGAAGCTACCCGTGCAGTTCTCAGCGAAGAGGGGTGGCTTGACACACAGGATTTAGGATTCCTGCACAATGGACGTTTGATTATGGTGGGCCGATTGAAGGAAATGCTTATTATCGGCGGAATAAATTACTTCCCTCATGATATCGAACAGGCCATACTGCGCGGTATGGGAGAAGATAAGCTAAATCAATATATTGTTTGCGGTGTACCTAATCCTGAATCAGGCACAGAGGATTTAGTGATATTTGTATATTTTAAAAAGAGCAGCGAAGAGTTTCTGCCTATTATAGAATTTGTTCGCAAGCAAGTATTGGATGGGTTAGGGCTGAAAGTAGACTACGTATTGCCCGTCAAAAAAATCCCGAAAACAACGAGCGGAAAAGTACAGCGTCATAAGTTAATCCGAGACTTTCTTGATGGGAAATTCGCTGGGAACATGGATAATTCAAATTGGGTACATCCAAAAAGAGCTTCAGCTGATATTTCACAAGCCCCCTCGCCCTTACATAAAGAAGAAATGTTAACGGTGGTAAGAGAAGAAGTAGAGAATCTATTGGGACGCAGCGGTATAGATATGCATGCTGGTTTGGTAGATCTTGGACTGAGTTCGGTCAAGCTAATGATACTTCAAGAAAACTTGGAGAAGCGTTTGGGTGTTGCTATATCGAGTACAGCAGTTCTGGACTATCCAAGCATTAGTGCTTTGACAAAGCTATTATCGCAACAGGAGGATCTTAAGGAATCCGGCGAAACTGAACGTCCTGCATCCGCTGAAGGCGGGAACATTGCAGTAGTAGGTATAGGATGTCGTTTTCCTGGGGGAGTGGATTCACCGGAGCGTTTTTGGAGTCTGCTAAGCGAAGGAATAGACCCTGTACAAGAAATCCCGGAATGGCGTTGGGAGAAAGATCCACAGGCCCAAGCGGATCTAACTACGCGCATGGGTGGCTTTCTTGATAATATTGATGCATTCGATCCGCTCTTCTTCGGGATTTCTCCGTTAGAAGCTGAGGCACTTGACCCTCAGCACCGGCTTCTTCTGGAACTGACTTGGGAGGCGCTGGAGGAGGCCGGGTGGAATCCCAAGTCTCTTAAGGGCAGCAATACCGGCGTTTTCGTTGGTATTGCCGGCAGCGATTATTTACAGGTTGGCCGGGATCTGGGGCATGCACCTGGACCATACACTTTTACGGGAGCAATGCTCAGTAGTGCAGCCGGCCGTCTCTCTTACGTCTTTGGTCTTCAAGGGCCTTGTATGGCCATTGACACTGCTTGTTCTTCTTCACTTGTAGCAGTGCAACAGGCCATGTTACAGCTTAGGGCTAATACTTGTGATGCCGCATTGGTCGCAGGCGTCAACCTGATTTTGCGAGCTGAAGGGCATGCCAGCTTCTCTAGAATGGAAGCCTTATCGCCTTCGGGCAGATGCCGTAGTTTTGATGAATCGGCGGATGGCTATATCCGGAGTGAGGGCGGAGTCGTGCTTGTTCTCAAACGTCTGGAGGATGCCTGTAAAGATGGAGATCATATTTGGGGAGTTATTAAAGGCGCTGCAGTCAACCATAACGGTCAGAGTGGAGGCTTTACGGTACCCAGCGGGCTGGCACAACAACAGGTTATTCGTCAGGCCTTAGCTGATGCTGAACTCAAGCCGGATGATATTGATTATTTGGAAGCACACGGTTCGGCCACCAAGCTAGGAGATCCCCAAGAGATGAATGCGCTGGTAGATGTATTCGGTGGGAGGGAGCGTCCTCTTTATATAGGAAGCGTTAAATCTAATATAGGTCACTTGGAGACGGCCTCAGGATTAGCCGGGCTTTGCAAAATTTTATTATCCATGCATTATAAGCAGATTCCGGCTAACTTGCACTTTAATAAAGGGAACCCGTTGATTAAATGGAACGAGATACCTTTTACCATTGTGAATGAGGTACAGGAGTGGGAAGCCCGGGACGGATTGAGACGGGCGGGCATCAGTTCATTGGGGATCAATGGTACTAATGCACATATTGTGGTGGAGAACGTACCAAGTGAGTTAACAAGTTCAGATGTAGGGCTCTCGGAGCCATCAAATCTATTTACGGTTTCGGCCAGGACTGAGCCGGCCCTGCGTGAGTATGTGAGAGCTCTGGCTGAGTGGTGCCGCAAACCTAGTGTGGGGATTACAGAGCTTTGTCGTACGGTGAGTATAGGCAGAGCAACTCTAACCCACCGGCTTGCCCTCAGTGTCGATAACATGGATACGCTTGCCGAACGCCTGGAAGCCTTGGCGGAACTACAGATGCCTGTGGGAGTGAAAGCAACTGAACAACCGGGAATGATAGTGTTCCTATTTACAGGTCAAGGTTCACAATATCATGACATGGCTTGTGAATTGTACCAGCAGGCTCCCGTATTCAAGGACAAGCTTGATGAATTGGATGCAGCATTCCAGTCTCAGATCAATGTGTCCCTTGTCGATTTAGTGTATGGTCACTCAAATGATGCATTGCAGCGCCCTTTGTATGCCCAACCCCTAATTTTCTCGATAGAAATAGCGTTGGTGCATTATTGGGAATCTCTTTCCATTATTCCAGATCTACTAATTGGGCACAGCATTGGGGAATATGCTGCGGCCTGCATAGCAGGCGTGATGAGTCTAGAGGATGCTGTGTATATGGTGGCTACCCGCGCTAAGATTATGGATGGAACTCCGGTCCAAGGCCGGATGATCGGTGTACTTGCCGATGAAGTCAAGGTAAGGGAGCTTATAGCCGGTTATGATGATGTATCAATAGCCGCTGTAAATGCCCCTGAGAATATCACCGTATCTGGTGGAACAGCCAGTATGGATAATCTGATACAGCGTGCTAAAAAGAAACGGATTTTCATTGAAGAGCTAGAGGTATCACATCCATTTCATTCCGTACTTATGCGTGACGACGCAAGGAAGATGGAGATGATGCTGGCAAATCTGAAGTTTCATGCTCCATCCCGGCGCTTGATATCCGCCTGTACCGGTACCTTCGTTTCAGAAGATACAATTATGAATGCGGCTTACTGGGGAGACCATCTAGTAGAGCCTGTGCTCTTCTCAGAAGCGATAACCACTGCGGTAGCGGCAGGGGGGAGTTTGTTCTTAGAAATCGGATCAACCGCTACCCTAAGTGGGTTGGTTGCTCAGAATATTAGTAATCCGGATATTCTAGTACTGCCAAGTTTGCGTAAAAATCGATTAGCATGGAAACAGATGCATGAGTGTATGGGGCAATTGTGGCAGCTAGGGTACCCTATTAATTGGAAGGCTCTCTATGGTGGACATGCTGCTCGCATTGGCAATTTACCGCATACCCCCTACGAGCGTCAGAGAGTGTGGTATTCCGATAACAGAATTGCTGCTTTGCCCGGAAATATATTGCAATCTGAATCGATCAGAAGTGAGGTTGCAGTGACTCTTGAGGCAACGCCTGCTTGGGATGTAGACACCAGTGGAATTCAGAAGCAGCTTAAAGAAATGATTTCACAGGTGACTGGTGCTGCTGCCGCTGAGATCTCTGGTTCCCTCAACCTGTTTACTCTAGGGTTGGACTCTCTGATGTTAGTGCAGCTAGGGAAGAATATCAGAAAAAGTTTCGGAGTGGATATTCCTATAAAAACCTTCTTTGCAGAATTACATACTGTTGAACTACTGGCGAACTATATCTTAAAAAATCACACGGTAGCAGTACCTGCTTATCAGGTTCCGGTGAAAGTAGAAAGTAATAGTAATTCTGATGATGTGCAACAGATTATTAACCGTCAGCTAACCATTATGGAAGAACAGTTGCGCCTGTTGAATGGTGTTGTTGTACCAGATAAGAAAAAAAATGCTTCAAGCTCGCCGCCTGTTAGTATCACTAGCTCCAGGGGCATCAAGCTCACGGAGGATTCACTAACACCGCGTCAGCAAGAATTCTTGAACAAATTCATCATTCGATGGAACTCGCGCACCCGGAAATCTAAAGCATATGCCTCTGAGTATAGAGAAACGCTGGCTGATTGGATCGTAAGTCTTAACTTTAGCCGCAGCATTAAAGAATTAGTCTATCCATTGGTTTCGGCAGAGTCCCAAGGCTCCAAGTTCTGGGATGTAGATGGAAATGAATATCTGGATACTGCAATGGGCTATGGAGTATCATTTTTTGGACATAAGCCTGAGTTTATTATTGAGGCAATTCGTAATCAGCTGGATAAGGGCTTCGAGCTTGGACCTCAATCGCAATTGGTTGGGGAGGTAACCATGCTGATCCGTGAGCTTACTGATGTGGAACGTGTGGCTTACTGTAATACAGGTACTGAAGCCGTTATGGTCGCTTTGCGATTGGCGCGATCGGTCAGTGGAAGAAGCATGATAGCTAAATTTACCAACTCTTTCCATGGAAGCTTTGATGGTGTTTTGGCAGAAGCTGATGGCGGTTATAGCCAGCCTATGACCTCAGGCATACCGCAGTCTATGGTGGAGGATACGGTAGTACTGCGATATGGTAGCGAGGAATCCCTTGCGGCTATCCGCAAACATGGGTCGGAGTTGGCAGCCGTATTGGTAGAGCCTGTCCAAAGCCGGAATCCAGGGCTTCAACCAAGGGAATATTTACATCATCTAAGGGCTATTTGTTCAGAGTATGGCATCGCTTTGATTTTTGATGAGATAGTGACAGGCTTCCGTATTCATACGGGCGGAGCACAGGCGTATTTCGGGGTTCAGGCGGATATCGTTACTTATGGCAAGCTGATTGGCGGCGGCATGCCGATTGGTATAGTGGCAGGCAAAGCACTGTATCTGGATGCAGTGGATGGCGGTAACTGGTCGTATGGCGATGAGTCAGGACCGTCAGCTGAGACAACCTTCTTCGCAGGCACCTTCTGTAAGCATCCTCTGACAATGGCTGCTTCCAAAGTAGTGTTGGAGCGCTTGAGAGACAATGGAACAGCTCTGATTGACGAGATTAATGAACGCACCCGCTGCTTTGTTGAGCGTTCTAATGCTTATTTTGCTGAAGCGGGTGTGCCCCTTACAACCTTACAGTTTGGTTCGATGTACCGGTTTGTTACAGGGGTCTCTACAGATATGAGTGTATTGTCATTAGAGATTAATCTGTTCTTCCGTCTGATGATGGAAGCAGGTGTGTATGTGTGGGAGAGGCATACCTGCTTTTTCTCAGCAGCTCATACCAATGAGGATTCAAGTAAGATTCTGGAGGCATTGCGGTACAGTGTGGAGACACTGAGAGCCGGAGGCTTTTGTTTCAGAGCGGTAGAAGATCCCAAAGACCCCATTGATCCGAATGAGATGTCTAAATCCAGCCCGATTCAGTTTGGATTGTCTTCTGAGGAGCGCAGGGTTTACATCATATCTAGGTTCAAAGGCGGCAACGAAGCCTATCAAGTACGCGGCTTGCTCGCCATGGATGGAATTCCTAATATTCCTGAATTAAAGAAAGCTTTTAAATCCCTATCCGACAATCATTTGATGTTGCGAAGTTCATTCCATGTCAAGAATTCAGAGGTAATCCATGTTATTGCCGAAACCATAGAACCTGAATGTATACATGCCGATTTACGGAATGGCGACAGTTTGGAGCGGTTTGAAGTACTATGGAAGCGCCCATTTGATCTTACTCAAGCTCCTCTATGGCGGTGGGGACTATTGGTAGATCATGATGGCTGTTATAAGCTCGTATTTTGCTTTCATCATCTAATTGTGGATGGCGCTTCTATAGATATCATTCTGCAAGATTTGGAGCAAGTTTCCAGAGGTGCTATTCCACAACAATCTTTTTTCACTTATCAGGATTATGTACAAGCAGAGAAAGTATTTCTAGCAAGTCCTGAGGCTTCCCGGCAAAGGGACTGGTGGCTAAAACAACTGAGTCCCCTGCCTGCTGGGCTTAACTTGCCGAATGATGAATTAAGACCGGCAATTAATACATTCAAGGGAGCAAGCAGATTTTTCACTATAGAGTCTGAAATGCTATCTAATGTGAAGGTACTGGCTCGGAAGTATCAAACCACTCCTTTCATGTTATTTTTGGCAGCTTGGGCAGCATTTTTAGGACGGATTGCAGTTCAGTCGGACTTCTGTATCGGCATTCCATGGAACCGGAGAAACAACAATGATCTTGATGGCATAGTCGGTATGTTTGCGCAGACGCTGGTATTACGGCTACAGCCGGAGCCAACGCTATCATTTGAAGAGTTTCTGGCGTCCGTTAAGGAAAGATGCCTGGAGGCTTATGGAAATCCGGAATATCCATTAGATAGGTTATTGGAAGATTTAAATGTGCCGCGGGATTTGGGGCGAAATCCACTATTTGATGTCATGTTTATTTATGAGAATGGCCAGCAGAGAATTGTGGAACTTGGTGGAATTCAAGGCGTGCCGGAAGAAGTTCCAACGGAACATGCTACTTTTGATCTGACGCTAGAGATGATCGAGCGGGACGGTCAACTCTTCTCCAGTATTAATTATGCTGTTCCTTTATTTAGTCAATCGAGAATTGACGAATGGATCATACGATTTAAGAGCTATTTACACGAAATGATTCTTAATCCTTCCCAGTCATTAGATGAAATACGACTTCTAGGAGAAGATGAAGAGGAAGAACTAACAAGCAAAGGAATGGGGCCCGAGGTCAAGCAGACAGGAGCAATGACTGACAGGATCATGGCTGAAGTAGTTAAGGAACAGAGGGATAAGCCTGCAGTCTGGTTTCGGCAGAGAGAATGGACATATTCGGAGCTTGATGTCCGCGCAGGAGCTTTGGCTGCAAGAATGGCGGATATTGGTATAGGCAAAGAAGATATAGTGGGCATATTGTTGCCTCGAACACCAGAAATGCTGGCAGCGATGCTTGCAATTCTTAAGGTGGGGGCGGCATGGCTGCCATTGGACTTGTCATATCCAGATGAAAGCTTGCATTACATGTTAGATAACAGCAGAACGAGCCTGGTAATATGCGAAGCTTCCTATGAAGGCCGCTCCCATTTCTCTATACCTACCTTAGATCCGGCTGATGTAATGGAATATAAGACGGAATGTACCTTTGAGAATCAGAGCAGCACTGAAGATTTGGCTTACTTAATATTCACATCCGGTTCAACAGGCAGACCAAAGGGCGTGCAGATCGAACATGGTTCTTTGGCTAACTTCCTCTGTGGTATGGCTAAGGCATTGAATTGGACGCGGGGAAGCCGGACAGCTTGTTTGACTACCATTAGTTTTGACATATTTCTGCTAGAAACATTCCTCTGTCTGTCTCAAGGGGGATGCGTGGTTCTGGCGGATGAACGTGAGACAGCTGATCCCCAGTCTATAGCACGACTTGTACGTGAGGGACAGGTGGACATTTTACAAATGACGCCTACACGGTTGCAGTTAATTCTGACGGACCCGCAAGTGATGAAAGAGGTTATGGGTTCCATTCAGACCCTCATCGTTGGAGGTGAAGCCTTTCCGAAGAAGGTGCTGCCAATGCTCCAGCAGTTCGAATCGTTGAGGATATTCAATGTTTACGGACCAACAGAGACATGCATATGGTCCACATGCAAAGAGCTGACCTCTGCTCAAGAGATTAACATAGGTGTTCCTATACAAAATACACAAATCTATTTGCTGGATGCCTATAGACAATTGGTTCCTGAAGGAGTAGAGGGTGACCTCTGGATTGCAGGAACAGGAGTGGCTAGAGGATATATCAATAATCCTAAGCTAACTGCAGAACGTTTCACCGAGAATCCCTTTTATGAAGGAAGAATGTATCACACGGGAGATCGAGCAATATGGAAGGGGTCAGAACTAGAATTTGTCGGTCGCAATGACGATCAAGTCAAGATTCGCGGTTATCGTATCGAACTTGGTGAAGTAGAGGAGGTTATTAAACAACATCCTGCTATCGCCAATGCTGTTGTGGCGGTACAGGAGCTGGGCCCAGGTAACAGTGTATTAGCCGCGTACTTTCAAACGAAACCCGGAATGGAGATAGTCAAGGATGGGCTTATGGAATGGATTGCAGACCGTCTCCCTGAATATATGGTGCCTGCAAGGTTATCAGAGCTGTCTGTCATTCCGCAGACTCCGAATGGAAAGATAGACCGGAAGGCTCTGCCTGCAGCACCCGTTATTGTTACTGTTCGTAATGAAAACATCGAAGAACCTCTATATCAATTGGACACTACTCTGCTGAATATATGGAGAACATTC